Sequence from the Collinsella aerofaciens ATCC 25986 genome:
GGCGCAGGCTGGCCCCGACGGGCGCATCGCGAAGGCCGCGAGGCTCGTCGCCGACTTCCTCGAGAGCCCGCCCGAGAGCCCGAGTGCGGCCGACCTCTCGCTGCTGCGGGAGATGGCGCTCATGACCGCGCCCTACGCGGAGGCGGGCGCAGGAGCCCAGAAGGTTCGAAGAAGGGCCTCACACTCGAAATCCAGCAAGTAGCCTATGGCGTCCGACACTTCGGTCGGGCGTCCATAGCACTTGGGGACCGGGCGGCCTCGGATCCGTCATGCCGCGGGCCGTTCGGGAGCCCGCTTTCGCGAGGCCCGGTCCCAGAGGCGGTGCCCGAGCCGGGCCGCCGCCTGCGGGGGATCCCCCGCGCCCCTAGAGAGACGCGCCCGCCGCACGGCGGGCGCGAGGAAAGGAATCCGCCATGGAAGAGGAAGCCGGCACCGCCAAAGGCAAGGAGCGCCGCGTCACGTTCCGCATGGAGGGAGGCGACTACGACGCGCTCTGCGAGCGGTGCGAGCGCGCCGGCCTCAGCAAGTCGGAGTACCTGCGCTACCTCGTGCGCATACCGCTGTCGACGGAGGCCAACGCGGGAGACGAGCACCGCATACTCGTGGACCGCAGGGCCCTGTGGGCGATGTCGCGGGAGCTCACGAAGTGGGGCTACCACTACAACCAGGCCGTGCACGCGATGAACCTCATCAACTTCCACGCCCGCCACGGGCACGTCGACCGGGACCTCGTCGCGGAGAGCATCCCGACGATCGAGCGCGAGCTCGCCGACGTGAACGCCGCGGCCCGCGAGATGACGGCGGAGCTCGGGCGCATCGGCGCCGACTCGCTCGTGGAGGGCTCGCCATGCCGATCCTGAAGCCGATAAGCGGCCACGGCTCAACGGGCGGCATCCGCCGCTACCTCGAGAAGGGAGGCCGCGCCCTGGCGCGCGACCTGTTCAACCTGAGCTACGACGAGCGCGACGCCGGCGCGCTGGGGGAAGACGCCAAGGAGGCCTGCGCCTGGGACGCCGAGATGGACGCCACGCGCGCCGCGTTCGGCACGGACGCCCCCTGGAGGGGAAAGCCCGCGCGGATGTTCAAGCACTTCGTGCTCTCGCCGGACCCCGGCGACGACATCGACCTGGCGGCGCTGCGCGAGCTCGCGTGCTCGTGGGCTCTCAAGCACTTCGGCGACCACGAGATCGCCATCGTGTACCACGACGACAACGCCCGCAGCATACCGCACGCGCACATCGTCGTGAACAACGCGAACCTCCGCACCGGTTACCGCATGCAGACCCAGCACCCCGAGGACCTCAACCGCGACCTTCAGGACATGGCGCGCGAGCGCGGGCTGTCGGGGCTCTCCAACGACCGGGCGGCCGTATCCCCCTCGAAGGCGCGCGGGCATGCCGGCGCGGGCGGGCCCAGGAGCCGCAGGAGCGTCTACCTGGGCCGTGTCGAGAAGGAGATCATGCGCTCGGGCGGCTACTCGTGGGTCGGCGACATCCGCGCCCGTGTCGCGCTCGCCAAGACCACGGCGCACGACGAGGCGGAGTTCCTCGGCGTCCTCGACGCCCTGGGCGTGCACGTCGCCGACAACTC
This genomic interval carries:
- a CDS encoding relaxase/mobilization nuclease domain-containing protein, whose product is MPILKPISGHGSTGGIRRYLEKGGRALARDLFNLSYDERDAGALGEDAKEACAWDAEMDATRAAFGTDAPWRGKPARMFKHFVLSPDPGDDIDLAALRELACSWALKHFGDHEIAIVYHDDNARSIPHAHIVVNNANLRTGYRMQTQHPEDLNRDLQDMARERGLSGLSNDRAAVSPSKARGHAGAGGPRSRRSVYLGRVEKEIMRSGGYSWVGDIRARVALAKTTAHDEAEFLGVLDALGVHVADNSAKARRDDWVFSLAEEPSKKVSGERLGFVYGKEMLRRRFEREGAYRPTDSSAARIRGAAERALELNDLSELSRLSSALETCAKFDVESIEEFGLRMSTLERRGQAGGEGYRRLEAARAYMAENGLMPLKTRYGNDGGRGAAEGNLRDGRRGDEQQRILAAERQRTQQDQRRERGRR